A single genomic interval of Helianthus annuus cultivar XRQ/B chromosome 13, HanXRQr2.0-SUNRISE, whole genome shotgun sequence harbors:
- the LOC110900615 gene encoding uncharacterized protein LOC110900615, with product MEFSSSSVWHSFRHTAPEVNWCRIVWFAQSIPRHGFLMWLVLKGKLLTQDKILKWDISRRKNMNMMCCMLCYQNYDSHPHLFFECKYSAQVWYNIRNKVNMGDVSSKWQEIVDWLLARARSKSARNYIAKILVAAAVYFIWQERNARTFKNQLRPPEKLSEIILNTVRYKLMGAKLRDTSNVRRLLEEWEIRGKHDEDDGG from the coding sequence ATGGAGTTTTCCTCTTCCAGTGTGTGGCACTCGTTTCGGCACACGGCTCCGGAAGTGAATTGGTGCAGGATTGTTTGGTTTGCACAGTCTATTCCCCGACATGGATTTTTGATGTGGTTGGTCCTTAAAGGTAAACTTTTGACTCAAGATAAAATTCTTAAGTGGGATATTTCGCGGAGGAAGaacatgaatatgatgtgttGCATGTTGTGCTACCAGAATTATGATTCACATCCGCATTTGTTTTTTGAATGCAAGTATTCGGCTCAGGTTTGGTATAATATTCGAAACAAGGTAAACATGGGGGATGTTAGTTCCAAATGGCAAGAGATTGTGGACTGGCTGTTGGCTCGGGCTCGGTCTAAATCGGCTAGGAATTATATAGCCAAAATTCTGGTTGCGGCTGCGGTGTACTTTATTTGGCAAGAAAGAAATGCTAGAACTTTTAAGAATCAGTTGAGGCCTCCGGAGAAACTTAGTGAGATTATTTTAAATACGGTCCGATACAAGCTGATGGGAGCTAAATTAAGGGATACCTCAAATGTGAGAAGACTTCTTGAAGAGTGGGAGATTCGTGGGAAGCATGATGAAGATGATGGCGGCTGA